In Nitrospiria bacterium, the genomic window TCACGGGCTTGGCGTAGCAGTGCTGATGTGCATTCAATGCGGGTTGCCCACCAAACCACCATTGCCTGATCCGCTTTGAGGGTTTTTCGAAGTACGGGAGAGGTGGGTTCATTAACACAAAGAGGGAGTATGGCGGAGCTGTCCCAGAATTTCACCGCCCATCCTCACGTTCCTCAAGAAGGGCTTGTAAAACAGATCCTTTTGGGTCTTGAGGACGAGGTAAGGTCCAAAAATTTTTGGGGAGTTTCCCTTTACCGATAGAGACTAGCCCTGCTTTTTGCATTTCTAGAAGCTCCTCCGGGATCGTTCCAGAGGGGGAAATGGGGACAAGTTTTGCGATCGGTTTTCCCCGCTTGGTGACGATGACTTCTTCCCCTGATTTGATTCTAAGCAGATACTCGCTTAGCGAAGCTTTTAGTTTTGAAACGTCGGCTTTTTTCATGGATAACCATTATGGATATTTCAATATGACCATGATAGTCTAATAAAAAGATCATGT contains:
- a CDS encoding type II toxin-antitoxin system prevent-host-death family antitoxin encodes the protein MKKADVSKLKASLSEYLLRIKSGEEVIVTKRGKPIAKLVPISPSGTIPEELLEMQKAGLVSIGKGKLPKNFWTLPRPQDPKGSVLQALLEEREDGR